ACTCGATTGGCAACTGGGCTTTTTTCTAATTCTGCACATTCATATTCTGGTTTTGCAACAAAAAGGTCTCCTTCAACTGTTTCAAGTTTATTCATAGTCGCCTTTATAGCGTGTTCTGATTGGTCAATTCCAATCCATTTTCTTCCATTTATTTGGGCAGATTTTAAAGTTGTTCCTGAACCACAAAAACAGTCAAGTACAATGCTATTCTCATTCGAAGAAGTCCGAATAATTAAATCTAATAAGTCAGGATTTTTCTCAGTTGGATATGTTGGATATTGTGGGTCTTTATATTCCCAAATATCTTGAACTCTTTTCCCTTCTCTTTCGTCTGCGAAGATTATTTTTCTTGGGTTTCCTGTTGATGACCATTCAATTAACCCTTCTTTGTCCCATTGTTCTAATGTTTCAACATCCGTTCTCCAATGCCTTCCTTTTGGTGGTAAAATACCTTTAAAAGCTTGGTTTGATTTACCATTTTTAGTTTCACCTGGTGCGTGGATAGGAACTGTTGTGTATCTTCTGCCTTGTT
Above is a genomic segment from Bacteroidota bacterium containing:
- a CDS encoding site-specific DNA-methyltransferase: MKNLLIKSDNIKGLNYLLNERDLRGKIDLVYIDPPFATGGNFTITDGRASTISNSRNGDVAYSDKLLGKDFLDFIRQRLLLLKELISEQGSIYLHIDYKIGHYVKIVMDEVFGIENFRNDITRIKCNPKNFNRLGYGNVKDLILFYTKSSNPIWNEPREKYTEKDFEKLFPKMDKQGRRYTTVPIHAPGETKNGKSNQAFKGILPPKGRHWRTDVETLEQWDKEGLIEWSSTGNPRKIIFADEREGKRVQDIWEYKDPQYPTYPTEKNPDLLDLIIRTSSNENSIVLDCFCGSGTTLKSAQINGRKWIGIDQSEHAIKATMNKLETVEGDLFVAKPEYECAELEKSPVANRVGG